One genomic region from Haloterrigena gelatinilytica encodes:
- a CDS encoding type I 3-dehydroquinate dehydratase, whose translation MTADGFALAATTNDLTREPKARDTADIIEFRMDSAEDPIEQLANYDGDLPILATNRSRWFGGHAADRGRLDQLMAAAEFDVVEMVDVELETARGMQWVLEEFREQDVELVISFHEFDETPDQETLDAIIEECARYGDIAKVATYAADREDCLRILTAIDTATQNGIRAAGIAMGELGSHTRVIGPLYGSALGYAPLESDKSEYAPGQLPLHRLDSLIEMIEESGTDSRIFDQLDEEYPSRQEVTQTE comes from the coding sequence ATGACTGCCGACGGTTTCGCCCTCGCCGCAACAACGAACGATCTGACACGGGAGCCGAAAGCTCGTGACACCGCTGACATCATCGAGTTCCGGATGGACAGCGCGGAGGACCCGATCGAACAACTCGCCAACTACGACGGCGACCTGCCGATTCTCGCCACGAACCGCTCGCGGTGGTTCGGCGGCCACGCGGCCGACCGCGGCCGATTGGATCAGTTGATGGCCGCCGCCGAGTTCGACGTCGTCGAGATGGTCGACGTCGAACTCGAGACGGCGCGTGGCATGCAGTGGGTTCTAGAGGAGTTTCGCGAACAGGACGTGGAACTGGTGATCTCCTTCCACGAGTTCGACGAGACCCCCGACCAGGAGACGCTCGACGCGATCATCGAGGAGTGCGCCCGGTACGGCGACATCGCCAAAGTCGCGACCTACGCCGCGGATCGCGAGGACTGCCTGCGGATTCTGACGGCGATCGATACCGCGACGCAGAACGGCATTCGGGCGGCCGGAATCGCGATGGGCGAACTCGGCAGTCACACGCGCGTGATCGGCCCGCTGTACGGCTCCGCACTGGGCTACGCGCCACTCGAGTCCGACAAGAGCGAGTACGCGCCGGGGCAGTTACCGCTGCACAGGCTCGATTCGCTGATCGAGATGATCGAGGAGAGCGGCACGGACAGCCGGATTTTCGACCAGCTGGACGAGGAGTATCCGAGTCGGCAGGAAGTTACGCAGACCGAGTGA
- a CDS encoding zinc ribbon domain-containing protein, with protein MTWLRAVVAAGLSMVFPGAGHVVIRDWLRALLFAGLYFVTFWLFFPVDQIATAESFAEAMTITSEVDMLSQLTLLFVNLIAAFDAIIRALEFSPNAAGDDGGATCPECGKELDEDLEFCHWCTARLEPSPDEEPAQT; from the coding sequence ATGACATGGCTTCGCGCGGTCGTCGCCGCTGGCCTCTCGATGGTCTTTCCCGGTGCCGGACACGTCGTGATCCGGGACTGGCTTCGAGCCCTGCTCTTCGCCGGCCTCTACTTCGTCACGTTCTGGCTCTTCTTCCCGGTCGATCAGATCGCAACGGCCGAGTCGTTCGCCGAGGCGATGACGATCACCAGCGAGGTCGACATGCTGTCTCAGTTGACGCTCCTGTTCGTCAACCTCATCGCGGCGTTCGACGCCATCATCCGGGCGCTCGAGTTCTCGCCGAACGCCGCCGGAGACGACGGCGGAGCTACCTGCCCCGAATGCGGCAAGGAACTGGACGAGGACCTCGAGTTCTGTCACTGGTGTACGGCCCGCCTCGAGCCGAGCCCCGACGAGGAACCGGCCCAGACGTAA
- a CDS encoding DUF7331 family protein: MHAKGDYDEREATADRAFDHYASYEDGDGTVICDRRTPSAWIRSTTVWSCRR, from the coding sequence ATGCACGCAAAGGGAGACTACGACGAGCGAGAGGCGACGGCGGATCGAGCGTTCGACCACTACGCCAGCTACGAGGACGGCGACGGCACCGTCATCTGCGATCGGCGGACCCCGTCCGCGTGGATCCGATCGACGACCGTGTGGTCGTGCCGGCGGTGA
- a CDS encoding NADH dehydrogenase subunit encodes MSITREAIRSVEPPEFAVTLRNAGLAGAGGAGFPTYAKWERLDEVDSLLVNHQESEPNYYMDKWLGRERTEELAALFDGLLDRAFDRIVIAAKWPDRDEWMGDLEAATDATIYAPDALPVSEDETGIVIAYTDDKYEFGMESVLMRLVAGVVMGGNELPMDNGWIVQNTETLSNVYRALVDGEPTTRKFVHVDGRVPTHRFLEVPIGTPATDLLEAAGRTDELADNEVILDGGPGWCFEIDSAPDAFGVRKRTNCLLVMEKSVVEENTIGSGGRVNVLAPAAWKESVHETAPTEALRPDRVEVPLITNPDFEGIVTPSEPIVTVGDELETGEMIARPADGISIAQHAPIDGTVTGVGDRSITIERDDRLTSG; translated from the coding sequence ATGAGTATTACTCGAGAGGCCATTCGATCGGTCGAACCGCCCGAATTCGCAGTGACGCTTCGCAACGCCGGCCTCGCGGGCGCAGGCGGCGCCGGATTCCCGACGTACGCCAAGTGGGAGCGCCTCGACGAGGTCGACTCGCTGCTGGTCAACCACCAGGAGAGCGAACCGAACTACTACATGGACAAGTGGCTGGGCCGCGAGCGAACCGAGGAGTTGGCGGCGCTGTTCGACGGACTCCTCGATCGCGCGTTCGATCGGATCGTCATCGCCGCCAAGTGGCCCGACCGCGACGAGTGGATGGGCGACCTCGAGGCGGCGACCGACGCGACGATCTACGCGCCGGACGCGCTGCCGGTCTCCGAAGACGAGACGGGGATCGTCATCGCCTACACCGACGACAAGTACGAGTTCGGGATGGAGAGCGTCCTCATGCGGCTCGTCGCGGGCGTGGTCATGGGAGGCAACGAACTCCCGATGGACAACGGCTGGATCGTCCAGAACACCGAGACGCTCTCGAACGTCTATCGCGCCCTCGTCGACGGGGAGCCGACGACCCGCAAGTTCGTCCACGTCGACGGGCGGGTACCGACCCACCGGTTCCTCGAGGTGCCGATCGGCACGCCGGCGACGGACCTGCTCGAGGCGGCGGGTCGCACGGACGAACTCGCCGACAACGAGGTCATCCTCGACGGCGGTCCGGGATGGTGTTTCGAGATCGACTCAGCTCCGGACGCGTTCGGGGTCCGCAAGCGAACGAACTGCCTGCTCGTGATGGAGAAGTCGGTCGTCGAGGAGAACACCATCGGAAGCGGCGGTCGGGTCAACGTCCTCGCGCCGGCGGCGTGGAAGGAGTCTGTCCACGAGACGGCCCCGACGGAAGCGCTCCGTCCGGATCGCGTCGAAGTGCCACTGATCACGAACCCCGATTTCGAGGGGATCGTCACGCCGAGCGAGCCGATCGTCACGGTCGGCGACGAACTCGAGACCGGCGAGATGATCGCCCGGCCGGCCGACGGGATCAGCATCGCCCAGCACGCCCCGATCGACGGCACGGTCACCGGCGTCGGCGATCGATCGATTACGATCGAGCGCGACGACCGGTTGACGTCGGGCTGA
- a CDS encoding 3-dehydroquinate synthase II, producing the protein MTRSVWVKADDTVGDWDDRRARITAALEAGADWVLVDEADVSRVRELGDINVAAFRTDGDVTLVDDIDDVETDADADDAAESTTDADAVVVGKNGEGDATIDLPEDFSGSADLSTLRRRDGDVERGAYVRILGKEYERFAETAAEEADHTIIVGEDWTIIPLENLIARIGEETNLIAGVTTAEEAKTAFETLELGADAVLLDSDSPDEIRETVAVRDEAERESLDLEYAEVLDIEQIGSADRVCVDTGSLLEHDEGMLVGSMARGLVFVHAETAESPYVASRPFRVNAGAVHAYIRTPDGGTKYLSELQSGDEVQVVDTAGNTREAIVGRVKIEKRPMFRVALETDDGDRIETLLQNAETIKVATGEGRTAVTELEAGDELLLYTEDTARHFGEAVEESIIEK; encoded by the coding sequence ATGACGCGATCTGTCTGGGTCAAAGCCGACGACACCGTCGGCGACTGGGACGACCGCCGGGCGCGGATCACCGCCGCGCTCGAGGCGGGTGCAGACTGGGTACTGGTCGACGAAGCAGACGTCTCCCGCGTGCGCGAACTCGGCGACATCAACGTCGCCGCCTTCCGGACCGACGGCGACGTGACGCTGGTCGACGACATCGACGACGTCGAGACCGACGCGGACGCCGACGACGCCGCCGAGTCGACGACGGACGCCGACGCGGTCGTCGTCGGCAAGAACGGCGAGGGCGACGCGACGATCGACCTCCCCGAAGACTTCTCCGGCTCGGCCGACCTCTCGACGCTTCGCCGGCGCGACGGCGACGTCGAGCGCGGCGCCTACGTCCGCATCCTCGGCAAGGAGTACGAGCGGTTCGCCGAGACGGCCGCCGAGGAGGCCGACCATACCATCATCGTCGGCGAGGACTGGACGATCATCCCCCTCGAGAACCTGATCGCCCGGATCGGCGAGGAGACCAACCTCATCGCGGGCGTCACCACCGCAGAGGAGGCGAAGACGGCCTTCGAAACCCTCGAACTGGGCGCCGACGCGGTTCTGCTCGACTCCGACAGTCCCGACGAGATCCGCGAGACCGTGGCGGTCCGCGACGAAGCCGAACGCGAGTCCCTCGACTTAGAGTACGCCGAGGTGCTCGACATCGAGCAGATCGGCAGCGCCGACCGGGTCTGCGTCGATACCGGAAGCCTGCTGGAACACGACGAAGGGATGCTCGTCGGCTCGATGGCCCGCGGCCTCGTGTTCGTCCACGCCGAGACGGCCGAATCGCCGTACGTCGCCTCCCGTCCCTTCCGGGTCAACGCCGGCGCCGTCCACGCGTACATCCGCACGCCCGACGGCGGCACGAAGTACCTCTCGGAGCTCCAGAGCGGCGACGAAGTTCAGGTCGTCGACACCGCGGGTAACACCCGCGAGGCCATCGTCGGCCGCGTCAAGATCGAGAAGCGGCCGATGTTCCGGGTCGCCCTCGAGACCGACGACGGCGACCGCATCGAGACGCTCCTCCAGAACGCCGAGACCATCAAGGTCGCCACCGGCGAGGGCCGGACCGCCGTCACGGAGTTGGAAGCCGGCGACGAACTCCTGCTGTACACCGAGGACACGGCGCGTCACTTCGGCGAGGCCGTCGAAGAGAGTATCATCGAGAAATAG
- a CDS encoding HFX_2341 family transcriptional regulator domain-containing protein, with amino-acid sequence MDVVKRVHIVPLGYEYDRILGPIRNQRADLVYLLEDDGTDAGARTGTADYHDDLRAELESAVPEVRTRACDLTDVYAVLGIVTTLAAKHADDDVSVNVSGAGTIPAIGATMACMDVSTDARAYYVEPESYDHDGERDPISAGVAETEQLPAYPIDSPTPDQVAIMDFLAEPSDWEEYHDARTTPPKKKDLIEYARDRNLSFMADRRPPEDRGGEDKGAFRVLDTHVLEPLADDGYVTIESVGRRRVVELTEQGENAYRAFKHKLAAVDGVEYDYESEARG; translated from the coding sequence ATGGACGTCGTCAAACGAGTGCACATCGTGCCACTGGGCTACGAGTACGACCGGATCCTCGGGCCGATCCGGAACCAACGGGCCGATCTCGTCTACCTGCTCGAGGACGACGGCACCGATGCGGGGGCGCGGACCGGGACGGCCGACTACCACGACGACCTCCGAGCGGAACTCGAGTCGGCCGTTCCCGAGGTGAGGACTCGAGCGTGCGACCTGACGGACGTCTACGCCGTCCTCGGTATCGTGACGACCCTCGCGGCGAAACACGCGGACGACGACGTCTCTGTCAACGTCTCCGGCGCGGGGACGATCCCCGCCATCGGCGCGACGATGGCGTGTATGGACGTCTCGACGGACGCTCGCGCCTACTACGTCGAACCCGAATCCTACGACCACGACGGGGAGCGCGACCCGATCTCGGCGGGCGTCGCCGAAACCGAACAGCTCCCGGCGTATCCGATCGACTCGCCCACGCCCGACCAGGTCGCGATCATGGACTTTCTCGCCGAACCGTCCGACTGGGAGGAGTATCACGACGCGCGGACGACGCCGCCGAAGAAGAAGGACCTCATCGAGTACGCTCGCGATCGGAACCTCTCCTTTATGGCCGACCGACGGCCGCCCGAGGATCGCGGCGGCGAGGACAAGGGCGCCTTCCGGGTCCTCGATACGCACGTGCTCGAGCCGCTCGCGGACGACGGCTACGTCACGATCGAATCCGTCGGCCGGCGTCGCGTCGTCGAACTCACCGAGCAGGGGGAAAACGCCTACCGGGCGTTCAAACACAAGCTCGCGGCGGTCGACGGCGTCGAGTACGATTACGAATCCGAGGCTCGAGGCTGA
- a CDS encoding HAD family hydrolase translates to MAAYDAICFDLDSTLCEPTRDAATVLEAAFERAGIDPFCAPADLRAAVPSLPTAETDREFYENLFAEVADRADVDPALAPRLAGAYLEEQDPTAVRFRPGARAALQHARDRGPVGLITNGGRPTQTRKLEALGIADAFDVSVFTEPSAGIFPKPDAAPFEYALGELGVTPDAAIHVGDSIRADVAGANAMGLDSAWVDPGHDDADGGPHAHEPTYELSTLEAFETVL, encoded by the coding sequence ATGGCTGCGTACGACGCGATCTGTTTCGATCTCGATAGCACCCTCTGCGAGCCGACTCGGGACGCCGCGACGGTGCTCGAGGCGGCGTTCGAGCGGGCCGGCATCGACCCGTTTTGCGCGCCGGCGGACCTGCGAGCGGCCGTACCGTCGCTCCCGACGGCCGAAACGGATCGCGAGTTCTACGAGAACCTCTTCGCCGAGGTCGCGGATCGGGCCGACGTCGATCCCGCCCTCGCGCCGCGGCTGGCCGGGGCGTACCTCGAGGAACAGGATCCGACCGCCGTCAGGTTCCGTCCCGGCGCCCGGGCCGCCCTCCAGCACGCCCGCGACCGCGGGCCGGTCGGGCTGATCACCAACGGCGGCCGGCCGACTCAGACGCGAAAACTCGAGGCGCTCGGCATCGCCGACGCCTTCGACGTCAGCGTCTTCACCGAACCGAGCGCGGGGATCTTCCCGAAACCCGACGCGGCCCCCTTCGAGTACGCCCTCGGGGAACTCGGCGTGACTCCGGACGCGGCGATCCACGTCGGCGACTCGATCCGCGCCGACGTCGCCGGCGCGAACGCGATGGGGTTGGACTCGGCCTGGGTCGATCCCGGCCACGACGATGCCGACGGCGGGCCACACGCCCACGAGCCGACTTACGAACTCTCGACGCTCGAGGCGTTCGAGACGGTTCTCTGA
- a CDS encoding DUF6653 family protein — protein sequence MTALEQFEETFWERHSNPKSGWSRTLLLPAILYAIYGRDWRIAAAAVAFTILNPLLFSPPRTDDAWMTRVVLAERWWTREHRGGLLELSYPNALNVLNVPTSGYAVVAAYRRQPLRAAVAGAAAMALKFWYVAELVRRYDARRSE from the coding sequence ATGACCGCGCTGGAGCAGTTCGAGGAGACCTTCTGGGAGCGCCATTCGAACCCGAAAAGCGGCTGGAGTCGGACGCTACTGCTGCCCGCGATCCTGTACGCGATCTACGGTCGCGACTGGCGGATCGCCGCGGCCGCCGTCGCGTTTACGATACTGAACCCGCTCCTGTTTTCGCCGCCGAGAACCGACGACGCGTGGATGACGCGCGTGGTGCTCGCCGAGCGGTGGTGGACGCGAGAGCACCGGGGAGGCCTCCTCGAGCTCTCGTATCCGAACGCGCTCAACGTTCTCAACGTCCCGACGAGCGGCTACGCGGTCGTCGCCGCGTACCGGAGGCAACCGCTTCGGGCGGCGGTCGCCGGCGCCGCGGCGATGGCGCTCAAGTTCTGGTACGTCGCCGAGCTCGTCCGTCGCTACGATGCGAGACGCTCGGAGTAA
- the metG gene encoding methionine--tRNA ligase, translating to MSNDEFPTDQPAVVTCGLPYANGDLHIGHLRGYIGADAFSRALETLGQETAYVCGSDMHGTPVAVNAEQQGVDPEDFALEWHEQYEETFPQFNVEFDNYGHTHDETNTELTQEIVRKLDDEGYIYEKEIQVAYDPDADQYLPDRYVEGTCPYCGEKARGDECDEGCQRHLEPGEVEDPTSTITGNPAEYRERTHKFFEVSEFADFLTEFLDGLEGTSNARNQPRQWIEDGLQDWCITRDMDWGIDYPTAEAADESDLVLYVWVDAPIEYVASTKQYSERVGVDEYDWERVWKEDGEIVHIIGRDIIQHHTIFWPAMLEGVGYNKPRGIAATGFITINGKGLSTSRNRAIWAKEYLDEGFHPDLLRYYLTTTGGLQQDVDFSWDAFQEKVNGELVGTVGNFWYRSLLFAYRNYEGTPDADVSEEVRERIEGAIGDARESVNDYDLRGIGGAATELAQFGNEYIQRNEPWKLTDEEPERAAQVIRDCVQIAKAVGVLLEPIAPDKAQALWEQLGEDGAVADAHLEDALEAPPRNFDEPGELFAKIEDDRVEELNEKLEERVAAAGDDGDDEETESDDTDGDEAGDMADTDDLEALADERIGFEDFQDLDIRVGRIESAEGIEGADDLARLEVDIGFETRQVVAGIKQLHDLAELPGEKCILLANMEKAELFGVESNGMILAAGEEADLLTTHGDAEVGEKVR from the coding sequence ATGAGCAACGACGAGTTCCCGACGGACCAGCCTGCGGTCGTGACCTGCGGGTTGCCCTACGCCAACGGCGACCTGCACATCGGGCACCTGCGAGGGTACATCGGCGCGGACGCCTTCTCTCGTGCCCTCGAGACGCTCGGCCAGGAGACGGCCTACGTCTGCGGCTCGGACATGCACGGCACTCCGGTCGCGGTCAACGCCGAACAGCAGGGCGTCGATCCCGAGGACTTCGCTCTCGAGTGGCACGAGCAGTACGAGGAGACGTTCCCGCAGTTCAACGTCGAGTTCGACAACTACGGCCACACGCACGACGAGACGAACACGGAACTGACCCAGGAGATCGTCCGGAAACTGGACGACGAGGGCTACATCTACGAGAAGGAGATTCAGGTCGCCTACGACCCCGACGCCGACCAGTACCTCCCCGACCGCTACGTCGAGGGCACCTGTCCCTACTGCGGCGAGAAGGCCCGCGGCGACGAGTGCGACGAGGGCTGTCAGCGCCACCTCGAACCCGGCGAGGTCGAGGACCCGACGAGTACGATCACGGGCAACCCCGCGGAGTACCGCGAGCGCACCCACAAGTTCTTCGAGGTCTCGGAGTTCGCCGACTTCCTGACGGAGTTCCTCGACGGCCTCGAGGGCACCTCCAACGCGCGCAACCAGCCGCGCCAGTGGATCGAGGACGGCCTCCAGGACTGGTGTATCACCCGGGACATGGACTGGGGGATCGACTACCCGACCGCCGAAGCCGCCGACGAGAGCGACCTCGTCCTCTACGTCTGGGTCGACGCGCCGATCGAGTACGTCGCCTCGACGAAGCAGTACTCCGAGCGCGTCGGGGTAGACGAGTACGACTGGGAGCGCGTCTGGAAAGAGGACGGCGAGATCGTCCACATCATCGGCCGGGACATCATCCAGCACCACACCATCTTCTGGCCCGCGATGCTCGAGGGCGTCGGCTACAACAAGCCCCGCGGCATCGCCGCGACCGGCTTCATCACGATCAACGGCAAGGGGCTCTCGACCAGCCGCAACCGCGCGATCTGGGCCAAGGAGTACCTGGACGAAGGGTTCCACCCCGACCTGCTGCGGTACTACCTGACCACGACGGGCGGCCTCCAGCAGGACGTCGACTTCTCGTGGGACGCCTTCCAGGAGAAGGTCAACGGCGAGTTGGTGGGCACGGTCGGTAACTTCTGGTACCGCTCGCTGCTCTTCGCCTACCGCAACTACGAGGGCACCCCCGACGCGGACGTCTCCGAGGAGGTCCGCGAGCGCATCGAGGGCGCCATCGGCGACGCCCGCGAGAGCGTCAACGACTACGACCTGCGGGGCATCGGCGGGGCCGCCACCGAACTGGCCCAGTTCGGCAACGAGTACATCCAGCGCAACGAGCCCTGGAAGCTCACCGACGAGGAGCCCGAACGGGCGGCGCAGGTCATCCGCGACTGCGTCCAGATCGCCAAGGCCGTCGGCGTCCTGCTCGAGCCGATCGCGCCCGACAAGGCCCAGGCCCTCTGGGAACAGCTCGGCGAGGACGGCGCCGTCGCCGACGCCCACCTCGAGGACGCACTCGAGGCCCCGCCGCGGAACTTCGACGAACCCGGCGAGCTCTTCGCGAAGATCGAGGACGACCGCGTCGAGGAGTTGAACGAGAAACTCGAGGAGCGCGTCGCCGCCGCGGGCGACGACGGGGACGACGAGGAAACCGAAAGCGACGACACCGACGGGGACGAAGCGGGCGACATGGCAGACACCGACGATCTCGAGGCGCTCGCCGACGAGCGCATCGGTTTCGAGGACTTCCAGGACCTGGACATCCGCGTCGGCCGAATCGAATCGGCCGAAGGAATCGAGGGCGCCGACGACCTCGCGCGACTCGAGGTCGACATCGGCTTCGAGACCCGACAGGTCGTCGCCGGGATCAAGCAGCTCCACGACCTCGCGGAACTCCCCGGGGAGAAGTGCATCCTGCTGGCGAACATGGAGAAGGCCGAACTGTTCGGCGTCGAGTCCAACGGGATGATCCTCGCCGCCGGCGAGGAGGCGGACCTCCTGACGACCCACGGCGACGCCGAGGTCGGCGAGAAGGTTCGCTAA
- the mfnA gene encoding tyrosine decarboxylase MfnA, protein MRDMQSEPQAFDRVLSSMCTEPHPVARDAAERFLATNPGDPGTYPSVSTLEEDAIATLGSIAGLEEPAGYIASGGTEANIQAVRIARDRAERRRPNVVMPESAHFSFQKAADILGVELRIVPTDDDFRADLEAVRASVDEATALVIGVAGTTEYGRVDPIPELGEIARSVDAMLHVDAAWGGFVLPFTDYDWNFDHATVDTMAIDPHKMGQAAVPAGGLLARSEELLDELAVDTPYLESTSQATLTGTRSGAGVASAVAAMEELWPEGYKRQYVRSQNNAEWLADALEKRGYDVVDPTLPLVAADVPRSTFDALRAKGWRISRTATGELRVVCMPHVTREMLASFIGDLDRLEVRASVPVASDD, encoded by the coding sequence GTGCGTGATATGCAATCCGAGCCGCAAGCGTTCGACCGGGTGCTGTCGTCGATGTGTACGGAGCCCCACCCGGTAGCGCGCGACGCGGCCGAACGGTTTCTCGCGACAAATCCCGGCGATCCGGGGACGTATCCGTCGGTCTCGACCCTCGAGGAAGACGCGATCGCGACGCTGGGTTCGATCGCCGGCCTCGAGGAGCCGGCCGGCTACATCGCCAGCGGCGGGACGGAAGCGAACATTCAGGCCGTCCGCATCGCTCGCGACCGCGCCGAGCGCCGGCGGCCGAACGTGGTCATGCCCGAGTCGGCCCACTTCAGCTTCCAGAAGGCCGCGGACATCCTCGGCGTCGAACTGCGCATCGTCCCGACCGACGACGACTTCCGAGCCGACCTCGAGGCCGTCCGCGCTTCGGTCGACGAGGCGACCGCGCTGGTGATCGGCGTCGCGGGGACGACCGAGTACGGCCGCGTCGACCCGATTCCGGAACTCGGCGAGATCGCGCGGTCGGTCGACGCCATGCTCCACGTCGACGCCGCGTGGGGCGGGTTCGTGCTGCCCTTTACGGACTACGACTGGAATTTCGACCACGCCACGGTCGATACGATGGCGATCGACCCTCACAAGATGGGCCAGGCCGCGGTTCCCGCCGGCGGGCTGCTCGCCCGTTCCGAGGAACTGCTGGACGAACTCGCCGTCGACACGCCCTACCTCGAGTCGACCTCCCAGGCGACGCTCACGGGGACGCGGTCGGGCGCCGGCGTCGCCAGCGCCGTGGCGGCGATGGAGGAGCTGTGGCCCGAGGGCTACAAGCGCCAGTACGTTCGCTCGCAGAACAACGCCGAGTGGCTCGCCGACGCCCTCGAGAAACGCGGCTACGACGTCGTCGATCCGACGCTGCCGCTGGTCGCGGCCGACGTGCCCCGATCGACGTTCGACGCGCTGCGCGCGAAGGGCTGGCGGATCTCCCGGACCGCTACCGGCGAGCTTCGGGTGGTCTGTATGCCCCACGTCACCCGCGAGATGCTGGCCTCCTTTATCGGCGATCTGGACCGTCTCGAGGTGCGCGCGAGCGTGCCCGTCGCCAGCGACGATTGA
- a CDS encoding glycosyltransferase, with amino-acid sequence MVPSASRFVEYVGTGSGVLALFVFGFLDATDVQSITIDLLAVTVRFVFLEALSAAAVFTFFVGLTGLLLVREVWSSRDDRERVTDGPKLTAIVPVYRDHAVMDESVESLCESAYENLEVAVVAEPNDEATLERARELAAEHDRVECLVNGEPGSKAGAINYAVRESDADHFAVFDADERIAPEFLPTAMGELEAGADVFQGRRVPRPTGLVETVAYCERIVFHASYKLVELAGFTNCRSSSTAFTRETHERVGGYDDMLTEDLDFAHACYREGLDVRQARQCTNTMEAPHTWADLWGQRKRWRVGQIEVLHATLVDLLRGRVGHRGAISIGRMCSSLFGSLFTLALVSKLLLLFVLDVESAVLLPSAALVATIGLVAWRDRRDGRIDGLAWSVALAPLCYPAFGVLTLRSLLEYGLSWDGSWYHVEKTGS; translated from the coding sequence ATGGTACCGTCCGCGTCGCGGTTCGTCGAATACGTCGGCACCGGTAGCGGCGTCCTCGCGCTGTTCGTCTTCGGGTTTCTCGATGCAACGGACGTCCAGTCGATCACGATCGACCTATTGGCGGTCACCGTCCGCTTCGTCTTCCTCGAGGCGCTGTCGGCCGCCGCGGTCTTCACGTTCTTCGTCGGACTGACCGGCCTGCTGCTCGTCCGCGAGGTGTGGTCCTCGCGGGACGACCGCGAACGGGTGACCGACGGGCCGAAACTCACGGCGATCGTCCCGGTCTACCGCGACCACGCGGTGATGGACGAAAGCGTCGAGAGCCTCTGTGAGAGCGCTTACGAGAACCTCGAGGTCGCCGTCGTCGCCGAGCCGAACGACGAGGCGACCCTCGAGCGAGCGCGCGAACTCGCGGCCGAGCACGACCGCGTGGAGTGTCTGGTAAACGGCGAGCCGGGATCGAAAGCGGGGGCGATCAACTACGCCGTCCGCGAGAGCGACGCGGACCACTTCGCGGTCTTCGACGCCGACGAGCGGATCGCCCCCGAGTTCCTCCCGACGGCGATGGGCGAACTCGAGGCCGGCGCGGACGTCTTCCAGGGGCGGCGGGTCCCGCGACCGACCGGCCTCGTCGAAACGGTCGCCTACTGCGAGCGCATCGTCTTCCACGCCAGCTACAAGCTGGTCGAACTGGCCGGCTTCACGAACTGCCGCAGTTCCTCGACCGCGTTCACCCGCGAGACCCACGAGCGCGTCGGCGGCTACGACGACATGCTCACCGAGGACTTGGACTTCGCCCACGCCTGCTACCGCGAGGGGCTCGACGTCAGACAGGCCCGCCAGTGTACGAACACGATGGAAGCCCCCCACACCTGGGCCGACCTCTGGGGCCAGCGCAAGCGCTGGCGCGTCGGCCAGATCGAGGTGCTCCACGCCACCCTCGTGGACCTCCTGCGCGGACGGGTCGGCCACCGCGGCGCGATCTCGATCGGCCGGATGTGTTCGAGCCTGTTCGGCAGCCTCTTTACCCTCGCGCTGGTCTCGAAGCTCCTGCTCCTGTTCGTCCTCGACGTCGAGTCGGCCGTCCTGCTCCCGTCGGCGGCCCTCGTCGCCACGATCGGCCTCGTCGCCTGGCGCGACCGGCGCGACGGCCGGATCGACGGGCTCGCGTGGAGCGTCGCCCTCGCGCCGCTTTGCTACCCCGCGTTCGGGGTTCTCACGCTCCGCTCGCTCCTCGAGTACGGGCTGAGCTGGGACGGGAGCTGGTACCACGTCGAGAAGACGGGGTCGTAA